From the genome of Nitrosopumilus sp., one region includes:
- the leuD gene encoding 3-isopropylmalate dehydratase small subunit, with amino-acid sequence MDSFHNVTSIVTPLDKVNVDTDQLVPKQFLKLVQKSGFGKYLFFNWKYDENENKKPDFVLNDSKYENSKILVAGDNFGCGSSREHAVWALLDYGFSVIIAPSFADIFLSNCFKNGILPITLDQKTVEKLQQEIDTIEVNLETQSIKTSSENILFEIDSYKKKILLEGLDDIDQTFQYEDKISKFEKESKVPSVL; translated from the coding sequence ATGGACTCATTTCATAACGTTACTAGTATTGTAACTCCTCTTGACAAGGTAAATGTGGATACTGATCAGCTTGTTCCAAAACAGTTCTTGAAACTAGTTCAAAAGTCTGGATTTGGAAAATATTTATTTTTTAATTGGAAATATGATGAGAATGAGAATAAAAAACCTGATTTTGTGTTAAATGATTCAAAATATGAGAATTCAAAAATTCTTGTCGCTGGAGATAATTTTGGTTGTGGTTCCAGTCGTGAGCATGCTGTGTGGGCTCTGCTTGATTATGGTTTTTCCGTAATCATCGCTCCTTCCTTTGCAGATATTTTCTTAAGTAACTGCTTCAAGAATGGTATTTTGCCAATCACCTTGGATCAAAAAACAGTAGAAAAACTACAACAAGAAATTGATACGATAGAGGTTAATTTGGAAACTCAGTCCATAAAGACATCGTCTGAGAACATTCTTTTTGAGATTGATTCTTACAAGAAAAAAATTCTCTTAGAGGGACTGGATGACATTGATCAGACTTTTCAATATGAAGATAAGATTTCTAAATTTGAAAAGGAATCTAAAGTCCCATCTGTTTTATAA
- a CDS encoding NTP transferase domain-containing protein produces the protein MKAVILAGGKGTRGKPYTEYFPKAMTPVNGRPLIDYVVRYLKSFDIVNEVIIISDFKGLGGQIQNYFGNQKDITFVQDSQSGTGGDLLHITDKLKEESEFVLWFVDNLCAIDLKKMRELFRKKNSSACIATRTKRKEETGFATVEDGIIKEFKEKPIMELQLSECLGIYIVGKDIIERIKSKQKQKEINLSYDILQQFSKEGKISAFDIGEQEWIDAESPMILERNEKTVKKIIKQMGL, from the coding sequence TTGAAAGCGGTAATTCTTGCAGGAGGCAAGGGGACCAGAGGCAAGCCATACACAGAATATTTTCCAAAAGCAATGACTCCGGTAAATGGTAGGCCGTTGATAGACTATGTTGTAAGATATCTAAAATCATTTGACATAGTAAACGAAGTGATCATCATTTCAGATTTTAAAGGATTAGGAGGTCAAATACAAAACTACTTTGGAAATCAAAAAGACATCACATTTGTTCAAGATTCTCAAAGTGGGACAGGAGGTGACTTGCTACACATCACAGACAAGCTCAAAGAGGAGTCAGAATTTGTACTATGGTTTGTAGATAATTTGTGTGCCATAGATCTTAAAAAAATGAGAGAACTATTCAGGAAGAAAAATAGCTCGGCATGCATTGCCACCAGAACCAAAAGAAAAGAAGAGACAGGGTTTGCAACCGTGGAAGACGGAATAATCAAAGAATTCAAAGAAAAGCCAATCATGGAACTACAGCTATCAGAATGTTTAGGGATATACATAGTTGGAAAAGACATCATTGAGAGAATAAAATCAAAGCAAAAGCAAAAAGAGATCAATTTATCATATGATATTTTGCAGCAATTTTCAAAAGAAGGAAAAATCAGTGCATTTGACATCGGCGAACAAGAATGGATAGACGCAGAATCGCCAATGATTCTAGAAAGAAATGAGAAAACGGTAAAGAAGATTATAAAACAGATGGGACTTTAG
- the rpsI gene encoding 30S ribosomal protein S9: protein MTTPKTEIYFATRKTASAHVYITKGKGKIRINNVPVEMIPQETAREVILAPLEITGDLRDKIDISVRVRGGGFMGQASAIATGISRALTGWTKSKKEPKDHPFPKATRDDLRKRITDFDKYLVSGDARRKEPKKFGGPGARRRKQKSYR from the coding sequence ATGACAACTCCAAAAACTGAAATTTATTTTGCAACAAGAAAAACAGCTAGTGCGCATGTGTATATTACTAAAGGAAAAGGAAAAATCAGAATCAACAACGTTCCAGTAGAGATGATCCCGCAAGAGACGGCCCGCGAAGTCATCTTAGCACCATTAGAAATTACAGGAGATCTTAGAGACAAGATAGATATTTCTGTAAGAGTTAGAGGCGGAGGCTTTATGGGACAGGCAAGTGCAATTGCAACTGGAATTTCAAGAGCACTTACAGGATGGACAAAATCTAAAAAAGAACCAAAAGATCACCCATTCCCTAAAGCTACCAGAGACGATCTTAGAAAAAGAATTACTGATTTTGACAAATATCTAGTCAGTGGGGATGCCAGAAGAAAGGAACCAAAGAAATTTGGCGGACCTGGTGCAAGAAGAAGAAAGCAGAAGTCATACCGTTAG
- the rplM gene encoding 50S ribosomal protein L13: MANGRINKSSGNTKQEAVVRTDRPIVVDATDHIAGRLSSNVAKLLIKGNRVSVVNCEKIMMSGTRSNQIQEYREFLEINSIINYKHGPKHYRRPDTVMAKMIRQMLPFDRKPSGKASFQRLRTYIGSPKEIKSIEKIQFEKAKIRKTASNYTQLGELCRVIGWTE, encoded by the coding sequence TTGGCTAATGGAAGAATTAACAAATCTAGCGGAAATACAAAACAAGAGGCGGTTGTTAGAACAGATAGGCCAATTGTTGTAGACGCTACAGATCACATTGCAGGAAGATTGTCATCCAATGTGGCTAAATTACTAATAAAAGGAAACAGAGTATCAGTAGTCAATTGTGAAAAAATTATGATGAGTGGTACCAGAAGTAATCAAATTCAAGAATATAGAGAATTTTTAGAAATTAACAGCATTATCAATTACAAACACGGACCAAAACACTACAGAAGACCAGATACAGTAATGGCAAAAATGATTCGCCAAATGCTCCCATTTGATAGAAAACCATCAGGAAAAGCATCATTTCAAAGACTAAGAACATACATTGGTTCACCTAAAGAGATCAAATCAATTGAAAAAATCCAATTTGAAAAAGCAAAAATCAGAAAAACAGCATCAAATTATACACAATTAGGTGAGCTATGCAGAGTAATAGGGTGGACTGAATGA
- a CDS encoding 50S ribosomal protein L18e: protein MTNQVVIRMVKDLKKASVKNNAPIWVKLAEYAAKPSASRRDLNLNRIGQLTKDNDTVVFPGKILGTGNIPHKITLFSFSISSSAADKIIKNGGKLISHLELIEQNPTGKGVVLLG, encoded by the coding sequence ATGACTAATCAAGTAGTAATTCGCATGGTCAAAGATCTAAAAAAAGCATCTGTCAAAAATAATGCCCCAATTTGGGTAAAATTGGCAGAATATGCAGCAAAGCCATCAGCCTCAAGAAGAGATCTAAATTTGAATCGAATCGGCCAGTTGACAAAAGACAATGATACAGTAGTATTCCCAGGAAAGATTCTTGGAACAGGTAACATTCCTCACAAAATCACATTATTTTCATTTTCAATTTCAAGTTCTGCAGCTGATAAAATAATAAAAAATGGCGGCAAATTAATCAGTCATTTAGAACTGATTGAACAAAATCCAACTGGAAAAGGAGTAGTACTACTTGGCTAA
- a CDS encoding DNA-directed RNA polymerase subunit D, whose amino-acid sequence MSSLEVISKDNQKIAVKLKGIPLQYANALRRVCLNGVPVFAIDTVDIIENSSVLQDEGLAHRLGLIPMTTDLSRFNEPSKCECQSETGCSNCKIMLVLDSGDSDVTRTVLSGELSSEDDSIKPTSEQIPIVQLAPGQRIKIECYARLGRGTDHAKWNSANISTITDTDKDDVKILTVESTGALDPEQIIISGVDEVGNRIGQFKEMIDKVEA is encoded by the coding sequence TTGTCATCATTAGAGGTAATTAGTAAGGATAATCAAAAAATAGCTGTCAAGCTTAAAGGCATACCATTGCAATATGCAAATGCACTTAGACGGGTATGCCTGAATGGGGTTCCAGTTTTTGCAATAGATACGGTAGACATTATTGAAAATTCTTCAGTACTTCAAGATGAAGGTCTGGCACACAGATTAGGACTAATTCCAATGACAACAGACCTGTCCAGATTTAATGAGCCATCAAAATGTGAATGTCAAAGCGAAACAGGTTGTTCAAATTGTAAAATAATGCTAGTTTTAGATTCCGGTGATTCAGACGTTACAAGAACCGTTCTTTCAGGAGAGTTGTCATCCGAAGATGATTCTATAAAGCCAACTTCAGAACAAATTCCAATAGTCCAACTAGCACCAGGTCAAAGAATAAAGATAGAATGTTATGCTAGACTTGGAAGAGGAACAGATCATGCAAAATGGAATTCTGCAAATATTTCAACCATTACGGATACCGATAAAGACGATGTAAAAATTCTAACTGTAGAATCAACGGGCGCACTGGATCCAGAACAAATTATTATTTCAGGAGTAGACGAAGTAGGAAATAGAATAGGTCAATTCAAAGAAATGATCGACAAAGTAGAAGCATAG
- a CDS encoding tyrosine-type recombinase/integrase codes for MRLVHGIKVTSEDMTDYVTLPMIDEEEKEPFLHDEIRKILDFTRMPRRKCLYMVLKDTGCRIGEALRLQRKFIDMTANPVTIFFPKNIVKGKKRKRTAFVSNETKKMLETVLADLDNDDYVFGAPTQKDFGYRTEESAFDWVRRYTNMRDRYESNKRYKKNLHSFRSFCYTQSKLATGDADYAHGYIGHDRYLVVYERMQDKEKIDLFNRCVSRLSIFEDVVVVSDDELKNQHAKEILELNQKYDELKNMILTSQRNPGIKIGFDELPNIER; via the coding sequence ATGCGATTGGTTCATGGGATCAAAGTGACTTCTGAGGACATGACTGACTATGTCACCTTACCGATGATCGATGAGGAAGAAAAGGAGCCATTTCTACACGATGAGATCAGAAAAATTCTTGATTTTACTCGAATGCCTAGAAGAAAGTGCCTGTACATGGTGTTAAAGGACACTGGATGTCGTATTGGTGAGGCATTACGCCTACAAAGAAAATTCATTGACATGACTGCTAATCCTGTTACGATATTTTTCCCAAAGAACATTGTAAAGGGAAAGAAGCGAAAAAGGACTGCATTTGTGAGTAATGAGACAAAAAAGATGCTGGAAACTGTACTTGCAGATCTTGATAATGACGATTATGTCTTTGGAGCACCAACTCAAAAGGACTTTGGGTACCGAACAGAGGAATCAGCATTTGATTGGGTTCGAAGGTATACCAACATGCGAGATCGATACGAATCCAATAAAAGATACAAAAAGAACCTACACAGTTTCCGATCATTTTGCTATACTCAGTCCAAATTGGCAACAGGGGATGCGGATTATGCCCACGGATACATCGGACATGATCGCTATCTGGTAGTGTACGAAAGGATGCAGGATAAGGAGAAAATTGACTTGTTTAATCGATGTGTGTCCAGGCTGTCAATCTTTGAGGATGTTGTTGTCGTATCTGATGATGAACTAAAGAATCAGCATGCAAAAGAGATTTTGGAACTGAATCAAAAATATGATGAACTGAAAAATATGATTCTTACTTCACAAAGAAATCCGGGCATCAAGATTGGTTTTGATGAACTGCCAAATATTGAGAGATGA
- a CDS encoding pentapeptide repeat-containing protein, with amino-acid sequence MVLGKKEIIPVIIAPIVISMMFLVVEPMYQKAIEEQIDRDTFRMLVEDEKADISIFRKPNDYSSYVNEFNQLKLKFDNEIILSRVNIPGQDLRGIDLSQTSFFASDFSNVDLTDANMKGMIFSGNLEGANLSGAILNKAILKGILGDKIILTGAILDDASLAKSSLAGANLEGAILSGANLEGAILEGAILEGAILEGAILEGAILEGAILEGAILEGAKLFDANLETSILSGANLAGANLNRAILNDAILDGAILADANLAGANLNRAILNDAILAGANLKDAIFFDANLEGADLRAANLEGADLFDANLAGANLAGANLAGANLVSVILAGANLAGANLNDAILVNANLAGANLAGANLVSVILAGANLAGANLNDAILVNANLAGANLVNANLAGANLVNANLAGANLGRRPSCCQP; translated from the coding sequence ATGGTACTGGGTAAAAAAGAAATAATTCCAGTTATCATTGCACCAATTGTAATAAGCATGATGTTTCTAGTTGTTGAACCAATGTATCAAAAAGCAATTGAAGAGCAAATTGACAGAGATACATTTAGGATGTTGGTAGAAGATGAAAAAGCAGACATAAGCATATTCAGAAAGCCTAATGACTATTCAAGTTATGTGAATGAATTTAATCAATTAAAATTAAAATTTGATAATGAAATAATCTTGAGTAGAGTAAATATTCCTGGGCAAGATCTTCGAGGCATAGACCTAAGCCAAACTTCATTTTTTGCTTCAGATTTTTCAAATGTTGATTTGACTGATGCCAACATGAAAGGGATGATCTTTTCAGGCAATCTTGAAGGTGCCAACCTTAGTGGTGCCATACTCAATAAAGCAATACTAAAAGGAATTCTTGGGGATAAAATAATTTTAACTGGTGCAATACTTGATGATGCAAGTTTAGCTAAATCATCCCTTGCCGGTGCCAACCTTGAAGGCGCAATACTTAGTGGTGCCAACCTTGAGGGCGCAATCCTTGAGGGCGCAATCCTTGAGGGCGCAATCCTTGAGGGCGCAATCCTTGAGGGCGCAATCCTTGAGGGCGCAATCCTTGAGGGCGCAATCCTTGAGGGGGCAAAACTTTTTGATGCCAACCTTGAGACATCAATCCTTAGTGGTGCCAACCTTGCCGGTGCCAACCTTAATCGGGCAATCCTTAATGACGCAATCCTTGATGGGGCAATCCTTGCCGATGCCAACCTTGCCGGTGCCAACCTTAATCGGGCAATCCTTAATGACGCAATCCTTGCCGGTGCCAACCTTAAGGATGCAATCTTTTTTGATGCCAACCTTGAGGGCGCAGACCTTCGTGCTGCCAACCTTGAGGGCGCAGATCTTTTTGATGCCAACCTTGCCGGTGCCAACCTTGCCGGTGCCAACCTTGCCGGTGCCAACCTTGTCAGCGTAATCCTTGCCGGTGCCAACCTTGCCGGTGCCAACCTTAATGACGCAATTCTTGTCAATGCCAACCTTGCCGGTGCCAACCTTGCCGGTGCCAACCTTGTCAGCGTAATCCTTGCCGGTGCCAACCTTGCCGGTGCCAACCTTAATGACGCAATTCTTGTCAATGCCAACCTTGCCGGTGCCAACCTTGTCAATGCCAACCTTGCCGGTGCCAACCTTGTCAATGCCAACCTTGCCGGTGCCAACCTTGGGCGCAGACCTTCGTGCTGCCAACCTTGA
- a CDS encoding winged helix-turn-helix transcriptional regulator: protein MMLTNVQQTSIDSFRSLQNLGARQKAILDIIASKKNGITNLEISHISHIPINQVTPRTNELVKMGLVTKHQNRKCMVSGRTAICWKVVV from the coding sequence ATGATGTTGACAAACGTTCAACAGACTTCAATTGACTCGTTTCGTTCATTACAGAATCTTGGAGCAAGACAAAAAGCAATTCTTGACATCATCGCATCAAAGAAGAATGGAATAACCAATTTGGAAATTAGTCACATCTCGCATATTCCGATCAATCAGGTAACTCCAAGAACCAACGAGCTTGTGAAGATGGGACTTGTCACAAAACATCAGAATAGAAAATGCATGGTATCTGGAAGAACTGCAATTTGTTGGAAGGTTGTTGTTTGA
- a CDS encoding TSUP family transporter: MEELWLIPLGIIAGTLGSLIGLGGGMIVVTILSFAGFPPTLAASTSLFGGFGNALSSSISYSRQNKIDFTLGLKMGLFTIPGTILGALLADNVTPEIFKVLFAIMLVISSLYIFIKRKIELRESHQSSQLILIMIVASFAGGIISSFFGVGGGVLFVPIMVVMMGLTIKIAAPTSQFILLFAALSGIIIHSVLGNTDFYFGLFLAIGTFIGGFIGPKLSLEIRERKLKIIVSVVLIAAATKLIFDSFVPVI, encoded by the coding sequence TTGGAAGAACTTTGGTTAATCCCCTTAGGAATTATTGCGGGTACATTAGGCTCCCTAATTGGATTGGGTGGGGGTATGATTGTAGTAACTATTTTGTCATTTGCAGGATTTCCTCCGACATTAGCTGCAAGCACTAGTTTGTTTGGGGGATTTGGAAATGCTTTATCGTCTTCAATATCCTATTCTAGACAAAATAAAATCGATTTTACTCTAGGTCTAAAAATGGGATTATTTACGATTCCGGGTACAATATTGGGGGCATTGCTGGCAGATAATGTCACTCCAGAAATATTCAAGGTATTGTTTGCAATAATGTTAGTAATTTCTAGTTTGTACATTTTCATTAAAAGAAAAATAGAGTTACGTGAGAGTCATCAATCATCACAATTAATTCTAATTATGATTGTGGCAAGTTTTGCAGGGGGAATAATTTCCAGTTTTTTTGGTGTTGGCGGAGGTGTACTTTTTGTACCCATTATGGTCGTCATGATGGGATTAACCATAAAAATAGCTGCTCCAACTTCGCAATTCATTTTATTATTTGCCGCACTATCTGGCATAATTATTCATTCAGTATTGGGAAATACTGATTTTTATTTTGGATTGTTCCTTGCTATTGGAACTTTTATTGGTGGATTCATTGGACCCAAACTATCGCTTGAAATTCGTGAAAGAAAACTCAAGATAATAGTATCCGTGGTTTTGATAGCAGCAGCAACAAAATTAATTTTTGATTCATTTGTGCCTGTAATATGA
- a CDS encoding AAA family ATPase, with protein MKIRNIMIKNFKNIKNLSMEKIPDLVIIAGSNGCGKTSIFEAIRTFKVIIGPYHPNELPILKSELRNQLGHLVNLRAQESEISISFELSKSEILYLQERNFKIDEELKKNKGLLKSSLTISKTGQPRITELSESLRELLSHYDPTDEIGTIMYIPGIRELPSGDIGNITLTSDWNDQQKMESIGNVRNKFQKLKQNFAMMSIYDQYHNTEDSANFIDQIKLIFKEFFHPKTFGGVDVDRSLSWHFPVNVSGGTHDIDYLSSGEKEILMTFTEILKLKLTGSIVLFDEPDLHLNAALERKVIGNLMRIADEGNQIWATTHSLEIIGTVPVNNLFKMHSIPSSNNNQIELCSEKIDILDLFKNLGASVGLQLISEKIIYVEGHTDVEILRDMYQEHGDKISFIETNGVKGITGLSHTVGNLLNEASKNESFLMIRDRDFLTQNEINGVEKKYNGRVHIWKKRNIENLLLDSEIIYSIFKNLSINVKDSIEMEKIIKEIADELKTSTICEMIESKLYQLFNKNGFGIPNIQNENMVEEILSHVKPQRENLLKKLQDTEIEKLITECKKDVEDNWETQWQTICDGKKILQGLIDNHLTPKDKTMKISALRSLIANQMRTNNRIPTEIESFFTKHGITNESENKKIQEIL; from the coding sequence ATGAAAATACGTAACATTATGATAAAAAATTTTAAAAATATCAAAAATCTATCTATGGAAAAAATTCCAGATTTGGTAATTATTGCAGGGTCAAATGGTTGTGGAAAAACATCAATTTTTGAAGCAATTAGAACATTCAAAGTAATAATTGGCCCATATCATCCAAATGAACTACCTATTCTTAAATCAGAATTGCGAAATCAGCTTGGTCACCTAGTCAATCTGAGGGCACAAGAATCTGAAATTTCAATAAGTTTTGAGCTTTCTAAAAGTGAAATTTTGTATTTACAAGAAAGAAATTTCAAAATAGATGAAGAATTGAAAAAAAATAAAGGCTTGTTGAAAAGCTCTCTTACAATTTCCAAGACAGGTCAACCACGAATAACTGAACTTTCTGAATCATTACGTGAATTGTTAAGTCATTATGATCCAACTGATGAAATTGGAACAATTATGTACATTCCAGGAATACGAGAACTTCCTTCTGGAGATATTGGAAACATCACATTAACTTCAGATTGGAATGATCAACAAAAAATGGAAAGCATAGGCAATGTTCGTAATAAATTTCAAAAATTAAAGCAAAATTTTGCAATGATGTCTATCTACGACCAATATCACAATACAGAAGATTCTGCAAATTTCATAGATCAGATCAAACTTATTTTTAAAGAATTTTTTCATCCTAAAACATTTGGAGGGGTGGATGTAGATAGATCACTATCCTGGCATTTCCCAGTAAATGTATCTGGCGGCACACATGATATTGATTATTTGAGTTCGGGTGAAAAAGAAATACTGATGACTTTTACAGAAATTCTAAAATTAAAACTTACAGGATCCATAGTTCTTTTTGATGAACCAGATCTACATTTGAACGCAGCCTTAGAAAGAAAAGTAATTGGGAATTTGATGAGAATAGCAGATGAAGGGAATCAAATATGGGCAACGACTCATTCTCTGGAAATTATTGGCACTGTACCTGTAAACAATCTTTTTAAAATGCATTCAATTCCCTCTTCAAATAATAATCAAATTGAATTATGTTCTGAAAAGATCGACATACTTGATTTATTCAAAAATTTGGGCGCATCTGTAGGTTTACAGTTAATTTCAGAAAAAATTATTTATGTTGAAGGACATACGGATGTTGAAATTCTTAGAGATATGTATCAAGAGCATGGTGATAAAATAAGTTTTATAGAAACAAATGGAGTAAAAGGGATTACTGGTTTATCACACACTGTAGGAAACTTGCTTAATGAAGCATCCAAAAATGAATCTTTTTTGATGATTCGTGACAGAGATTTCCTCACTCAAAACGAAATAAATGGTGTCGAGAAAAAATACAATGGGCGTGTTCACATTTGGAAAAAAAGAAATATAGAAAATCTTCTTTTGGATTCAGAAATTATTTATTCCATTTTTAAAAATTTAAGCATAAATGTGAAAGATTCTATAGAAATGGAAAAAATAATCAAGGAAATTGCTGATGAATTGAAAACGTCAACTATTTGTGAGATGATTGAATCTAAATTATATCAATTGTTTAACAAAAATGGTTTTGGAATTCCAAATATTCAGAATGAAAACATGGTTGAAGAAATTCTTTCTCACGTAAAACCTCAACGAGAAAACTTGTTAAAGAAACTTCAAGATACTGAAATTGAGAAATTGATAACCGAGTGTAAAAAAGATGTTGAGGATAATTGGGAAACTCAATGGCAAACAATCTGTGATGGAAAAAAAATTCTACAAGGATTAATCGATAACCATCTTACTCCAAAAGATAAAACAATGAAAATATCTGCTTTGAGATCACTAATTGCTAATCAAATGAGAACAAATAATAGAATTCCTACAGAAATAGAGTCATTTTTTACAAAACATGGCATAACAAATGAATCAGAAAATAAGAAAATACAAGAAATTCTATAA
- a CDS encoding thermonuclease family protein: MVKVILVVLFLFTASTIFSVSVIADEGLVPSWIKNTALFYGQGSTSDTEFVNAVEFLLENGIIEMDSEMPVACLGTAACIPGKVTAIADGDTIKVYGKSVRFSLASAPERSDVGGREATKFVESICPVGSSVVVDEDDEQTHGSYGRIIAEVHCNGISLNGAILENGHGYVITEFCKGSEFGDSAWAQKHGC, translated from the coding sequence ATGGTGAAAGTAATCCTTGTTGTATTGTTCCTGTTTACAGCCAGTACAATATTTTCCGTGTCTGTTATTGCTGACGAGGGTCTTGTGCCATCCTGGATTAAAAATACTGCATTGTTTTATGGTCAGGGATCCACTTCGGATACTGAATTTGTAAATGCCGTAGAATTTCTGCTTGAAAACGGGATAATCGAGATGGATTCTGAGATGCCTGTTGCTTGTTTGGGTACTGCGGCCTGCATTCCTGGCAAAGTAACTGCAATTGCTGACGGGGATACGATCAAGGTATATGGGAAATCTGTCAGATTCTCACTTGCCTCTGCTCCGGAACGTAGTGATGTGGGCGGACGAGAGGCTACAAAATTTGTTGAATCAATCTGTCCCGTAGGCTCGTCTGTAGTCGTCGATGAAGATGATGAACAGACTCATGGAAGTTATGGCAGAATCATCGCAGAAGTTCATTGCAATGGCATCAGTCTCAATGGGGCAATCTTGGAAAACGGCCATGGATACGTAATTACGGAATTCTGCAAGGGTAGTGAATTTGGCGACTCTGCCTGGGCTCAAAAGCACGGATGTTGA
- a CDS encoding ribosome assembly factor SBDS yields MTDVTLVKYSFEGEKFEIMVKPDPALDYKLGKKKDISAVLVSDEIYTDSGKGTRPSAEKLLKAFNTEDQSLIVEIIMQKGDLNLTTDQRRKMIEEKRKQIVHFIAKTYVDPKSHLPHPPLRIEQAMKDGRVSIDPQKNVDEQVKEIVDKLRSIIALKSENLQLEIIIPAQFASQSYAVLKSVGSLKKEEWQNNGSLKAILEIPAAARPTVIDRLGSITKGSATVEVVQ; encoded by the coding sequence ATGACTGATGTTACGTTGGTAAAATATTCTTTTGAAGGTGAAAAATTTGAAATTATGGTAAAGCCTGATCCTGCACTTGACTACAAGCTGGGGAAGAAAAAGGATATTTCGGCAGTCTTGGTTTCAGATGAAATTTACACTGACTCTGGAAAAGGCACTAGACCTTCTGCTGAGAAATTACTAAAGGCGTTCAATACTGAGGATCAATCTTTGATTGTCGAGATAATAATGCAAAAAGGCGATCTGAATCTTACAACCGATCAAAGACGAAAAATGATCGAGGAAAAGAGAAAGCAAATCGTTCATTTCATCGCAAAGACCTATGTTGATCCCAAGTCACATCTTCCGCATCCTCCTTTGAGAATTGAACAAGCCATGAAGGATGGTAGAGTCTCAATTGATCCTCAAAAAAATGTCGATGAACAGGTTAAAGAAATAGTTGACAAACTTCGTTCTATAATTGCCCTAAAATCTGAAAATCTTCAGTTGGAAATTATTATTCCGGCACAATTCGCATCTCAGTCTTACGCTGTTCTTAAATCTGTAGGTTCTCTAAAAAAAGAAGAGTGGCAAAATAATGGATCATTAAAAGCAATACTTGAAATACCCGCTGCAGCAAGGCCCACTGTGATAGACAGATTAGGTTCTATAACTAAGGGATCTGCTACAGTTGAGGTAGTTCAGTAA
- a CDS encoding RNA-binding protein — MDNKRKYVIPGDLVTTGPFRPEQNVILEGDKIISTTIGISEIYDDSVKVITLTGKYLPKIDDLVIGKVNSHTSLSWELDINSCYVGFLPAQDVFGRDFSAHADELSSKLKTGDLVAARIANFDRTRDPLVTISDRDLGKIDSGDLVKISPSKVPRLIGKKGSMIQMIEMATNAAVTIGQNGWVVVSCDTSEGLLKAKKAIEMVNEKAHVVNLTDQIKEMLNKKDES; from the coding sequence ATGGATAATAAAAGAAAATACGTCATACCTGGCGATCTAGTAACTACTGGACCTTTTAGACCAGAACAAAATGTCATTCTTGAAGGCGATAAGATAATTTCTACAACTATTGGTATTTCTGAAATTTATGATGATTCTGTTAAAGTAATTACGTTGACTGGAAAATATTTGCCAAAAATTGATGATCTTGTAATCGGTAAAGTCAATTCCCATACATCATTGTCGTGGGAACTGGATATCAATTCCTGTTATGTTGGATTCTTGCCTGCACAAGATGTCTTTGGACGAGATTTTTCAGCTCATGCTGATGAACTTTCATCCAAACTAAAAACGGGAGATCTTGTGGCTGCGAGGATTGCAAATTTTGATAGAACCAGAGATCCACTTGTAACTATTTCAGATAGGGATTTAGGTAAAATTGATTCTGGTGACCTGGTTAAAATTTCTCCAAGTAAAGTTCCACGATTGATTGGAAAAAAAGGAAGCATGATTCAGATGATAGAAATGGCTACGAACGCTGCAGTGACTATCGGCCAAAATGGCTGGGTGGTGGTTTCATGTGACACTTCAGAGGGATTATTAAAGGCTAAAAAAGCCATAGAAATGGTTAATGAAAAAGCACATGTTGTTAATTTAACCGATCAAATAAAAGAAATGTTAAACAAAAAGGATGAATCATAA